TGGGTAGCCCCGCTCAACGTCTGGGCTAAATCCCACGCCaatggggccacgcccaaacccaaacccacccgAAGTGGTGACTTGAGCGTTTCTttccaacccacgccccaaccccgcCCTATACCCGATAGTCTTACGTTATAATTACTATACATAGAGCGAGGTGATCCAATGTGACATCATATGACACATGTTTCTATAAACTGAATTTTCGTATTCCTTAATCAAGATAAAAAAGAAGCAAGAGAACGAGTGTTTGGTGAGACTTGATGATGTAATATATTCATATTATGAATTGTAATTTTGCTATCTTAagaatatccgaaaatttaatttttatttttttcggatatccgaaaatattcgaatatccgaaaaatatctgAAAATATCtgaaaacttatattcggatatccgaaactgtCCGAAATATCCGATTCCGAATatcaaaaaataaagaaaaataaaaattaaattaaaagttGGATATTCGGATATCGGATTCACTATCcgatcggatatccgaaaattcggatatccaactttcggatatctgaaatttcGGACACGGATTCGGATAGTAAAATCtagtatccgaaaatttcggatatccgaaattcggatatccggttttgaacacccctggtgtcacaccccaaccgatggcggaaacatcgggcgGCATTaggcgaaccagattgctcaagagaatccatgaCAACTATATAATGGCAATATTTAAAAGGTTCATTGTCCCATACCAATAAACAAATATTCCACAAACAGTTATCACAGAGTCACATCTCTTAAACAAAACAAGTCCGATAACCTAGATTTCtattagatgagtttctagactgcTTATCTTGATTTCAGCATAACAAATCCATcaacctgccacatacgttaaaataaaagtcaatacataaactcataaagtaaaggtgagtacacaagtttgcataataATAGTAAGAAaaacgtttacgcataaccagcatgtaacacataACGGGCGAAGCATGTAAGTATCAACAATGATACAACCTAACCATGAGACTACGTTGTAGAGTATGTCCGACACATGTTCACcgaagcgaacacgtgaagtaaagtaatgtgatccctagcaacccctgtcacacagatgctgagtccaaactatagtactatcgttgctagaggcggtctagtgtaacactgtataagcatagtaacaagcattcaacaaatctcgtatagcatgcgggagcggttagcgtttataaagtgtttgcgttgtatGTTGTGTTTTAATATAGAACGTATGTAATACCCAAAAGTGTGTTAaacgaaaatgggttcgagtatactcacagtgtgtctttagcaagtaaacacaatctggattggattgaagggagcgcgttgaGTTAGCCTGTGCACGGAAACAGAAGCATAAGTTTCTCCTCAGGGCTGAATGGTTGTAAACAGAATGTCGGACGGGATAAGTGTTAAACAGTCTATCcgggcggatggtcatccggacggatggccatctGAATAGAACGTGATTGTTTGAGAAACTTTGAAATTCGGAGTTTAGTTTAAACAATAGAGATTGTCAGGGACaggtcatccgaacggatggtcatccggacggatggccattcgggtGGATGGTCTGTGTTCGATgttttgtaaaattttctaagtaaaaAGTTTTAAGttaacggagacggcgtgacGACGTGTCAAGTAACGGAAAAATACCAAGTCCAGTTCATTCGGCCGGATGGTCTCAGCCCATTAGGACAAATGCGCTGTTCTTGATGAAgattcatgtttgacccattaATCGCTCCATTTCTCCGGTGGAAAATCTGTTTTCAAGCCGGTTTTCGACTAAGGAATGAGTCGAGAGTCTAATTGAGTCCAGATTCCATCAATATTGTGTAGAAACCGAAGAAAAGTTGAAAACAAATGAAAAAGTGTTGAAATCTTTCGTGATTAAGTTGAAAAGTGTGAAATCCCTTAGATCTAGAACCAATCTTGATTGAATGATACTTCCACAACAGTTTACCTAGGCAAAACGAGTGGAATccaccttcaagaggtccaaaCCAGTGATTTCAAGAAAAAGTTAGTGAgtgtgtgtgattttgatgaaaaaGATGGTGTAGAAGTAATTAGAAATGAGGATTGATGAAGATTTGAGGGAAAAAGCTTACAAGTTAGCCTTGAATCGCGACAGAATCTTGGGGAGCGGATGAGAGTGTCAAAGTCTGAGAATGAGGGTGTGCGGCTAATATTTATAGGGGGAGGGCGAGGTTTAAGTCGGTTGTGCGAGTGGCAGTGTCCGAGCGGATGGTCATTCGGACGGAAGGCCATTCAGACGGCCGAGTTTGCgcgagttagttttccaactttggttcgtttgttaagcgttgcgttgcgttgcgtttaatcGAGTTGCGAGTGAGCGTTTGAGTGTATAAGCGTTGCgttgataaccacataacattcaaaacaagtaatcacacaaataACACACATAACATAATTAAATCCACGTTTCGAGTCTgcgttgagtttgcgttgcgatagcgTCTAGTCTAAATAAGCGATGTAAAATGCGATAAAAATGCGTTTAAGCAGTAAGCATTATAAGTAGCATTTTAAATGCGATAATCATGATTAAATAAGCGTTATAATATGCGTTTAAAAATATAGCTTAACCCACAGCGTTAATCGAATATCGAGAGTACAAGCGTTTATGGATGAAATGACAGTGACAAGTAACGATctgaaaagtcgggttgttacacctGAAGACATAGATGAGGGCTATCCAGGGTCGGCTTAATGTATATATGAAGGCCCAAAGCGAAAAAACAATTGGAGACCTTTTTGAAAAAATTAACATTTATAAATCCCCAAATTCATATCCTTTCGATTTTGATTTGACATAGATACATGAGAAAATAAAAGCAAGAAATTAACTTTAAAATTATTGAAACCCAAAAGATATAGGTAACTAAGGCTATGCGTaattgaagaggtatggtcccaattccctgcctacatggcagggaccacaccactttttgtgcacacaaggcatccacATCATCTGGATcttctagaagcttccagaagacaCCCGGATAAGGCCCGGCTGGCATCAAAGATGCCTCGCCCAACATCAAGGACAATACGTGGCACCATACACAGGAAGCCACATGGgcctgcgacaatccagggagcaAGTCTGACGCAGCCAGTACGAGGTACCCAGCGTAAGCGAATAgaaggacgccacgtgtaccactacacccttcgcgacagagcagaccaagaggatattccccttggtcggacagctggcgcacacccacagctggcacagctgcttcctccttcttcaccatccggctataaataggacccttcatcattcaggttaaggatcttggctctctttactcactctatacacacactgtttcattcatctcagagcagtacttattctcacgccggagcctggttaagagggaaaatccccctttcccctcttaacgagactaacggtgtttactgttttgcagatctcaggcctttgatacgagcaagagaagaggttgaaccccttAAGTGAAACGACCCCTTTGGTTATCCTTggtgttaaccattgtttcaacattggcgccatccgctatTTTGCAAGACCACTCTCACCTCTTTTTCTCTTTTAGAAAACACTCGTGAAAATGGCAGACCAGAATCATTCACACCCAGCTGATGGAGAAATCTCTTCttttgaactcgtttcggacacggCACACGTCCAACGCGGTCAAAGGAATGAGACCATCCAAGAAGGCCAGCTGAACAACGAGTTTCCGTCCATTTTTGGAAGTGCGTCCAGGGCTGCTAGCCAGACCACAACTGGACCCATTTTCCAAACACCAACAAGAAtcatcactcaaaccacaaacggGGCTGCTCCCCAACCTCCAACGGGGATGTTACATCAAACCCCACCGCCGATGCAGACTGTAAGCCATGGGCCAGGCCCTTCGGCaccatcggaacaagcacaactcaacTATTCTGCACTTTTAGagctacccgaaggaaaaactctggcttcctggtatgccgaacagatggcgtccataaacctcgtttatacgcagctcagcgcacaacaagccttgctccaagcacaggctaaccaatcagcattcgtaactccacaaccaaggtctctgagtacacacaCGGCTCAGCAGACAAACGCATGGAATTTACGACCAGAAAGAGAACCAGTGCAACAGGTTAGAAGACCCAGcatacaagacacgcgcgatacctATGCTGAAACAGAAAGCAACTTCGTCCAAACTTCCAATCAACAACGAAGGCCGATCCAAACCCGTTTGGGCGCACGCAACATGAATACAGAATGGGAAGAGGAGGAAGACGACCCAACGTACAAGGCAGAGTCCACAGTGTTTAGCAGACTTCCTCCAGAGCACGAGGCCTACAAACCAACCAAGCGCGCGGGGTACAACCCCAAAGCAGAACATGACTTCACTTTGAGCTATCGTCCCGAggacatggctgaaaattcaaaatttattcCAGAAATCGCGTGCGCGGCCATCGACAAAACAAAGTTACCACACAACGTAGGTAAATACAACGGGTTGACGGACCCAGATGATCATCTCCAAGTGTTCAAAGGCGCAGGAGCAACAGGTGGTTGGAACCTACCAACATGGTGTCACTTGTTCGCTCAAACTTTCGTTGGTGCGGCACGTATCTGGTTCGACAATTTACCAGCTGGAAaaatcaaatcatgggtcgaCTTCCGAGAAAAATTCTTAGCACACTTTTCTCAACAGCGAAGACACGCTAGAGACCCAGGTGATTGTCTGAACATATACAGAAAAGACTACGAAAGCGTAGAAGATTTTATTACGAGGTACAACAAAGAATGTTTGGAAATTGGAGACATACCGGAAAAGATGATGCGCGCACACTTCATGCGAGCAGTCAAATGCGACGACCTGGTCAAAAGAATCAAAGGGCGCGATggaggacccaaagattgggaaaccttcattgaagCAGCCAAAACCATTGCGCAGACAGATAGGCAACTGACCGGTGACGATCACCGTCAGCGCACACACAACCATCACGATCGAAACAACCGAAGGGGTAGAAATCAACCCTGGAGGGCCTCTGGGAACAGAGAAAGAAGCCCCCCACGGGACGACGCACGCCATACGATCAATCAGATAGCCCATCGAAAAGAAGTAAAGCGCGAAAATAGAGAAAAACAGTGGACTCCACTAACTAAAACACCTTCTGAAGTCTTAGCTACAGAGAACCATCAATTCAAACCACCTTTgcagatgcgcaacaaaaggggtcaggacccaaatctcttctgtgaattccacaaagaCACGGGTCACTTGACCGACGATTGCTTCAGCTTAAAACAAGAAATCGAAAGAGCTCTAAGAGACGGAAAGCTCGGGCACTTAGTCAAAGGAGGAAAGCGCGATTACCGCCAGATACAACGAAGAGACGAAGGTCCAGACAACAAGAAGCTCAGAAAGCTAGAAACTCATATGGTGCAAGGAGGACCACGGCGACCAAGAAAAAATTACAACAAACGCGCGCAGGATGATTCATGGCGCGAGAAGCAAGTAGTATTCCCAGTTGTCAGGGGAGGTCCAAGAGAAAAGCGGCCAATAGTCATTCCAGGGGTAATCGGCCACTACCAAACAGATTACATCTTTATTGATCCCGGAAGCACCGCAGACATCATATATGAACAGTGCTTCAATCAATTCGACCAAGAGGATAAGGCGCGCCTGGAACCAGTTGACTACCCACTAACTGGATTCTGCAATGAGGCCGTCTTTCCCCTGGGACAAATATCTTTCCCAGTATTACTTTCTGACGGGAGAAATTCAAGAACTGAAGAAGTCACATTTATGGTGCTACCGGCACACTCAAGACATGACATCCTCTTAGGACGAGAgtcccaaggagatttcagcaTGATCTGTTCCGCACCACATTCTGCCATAGGCTTTCCAACCGAAACAGGCGTTGCGTTGATATACGCAAGCAAGGAAGTGCTAGCAACAGACGAAATCAGGCCGGCAAAAGCAAGCAAGCCCGCACCACGCAGagaggcagaaaaatgggtattgaatAGCGCATACCCGGAACAAACGGTCACTCTGGGACCCGCAATGTCTGACCTAACGCGTGCGGCGCTAAAGAAATTACTGCATGACaacatggacgtgttcgcctggacTCCGGCCGATatggttggtgttccacggcaTATTGCGGAACACCGATTAAACGTCTCAGAGGACGCGAAGCCAGTAGTGCATGCCAAACGAcacctgggggacatcaaacatGATGCAATGAAGGAACAAGTGTTAGAACTGCTAAACGCAGGAATCATCAGGGAGGTCCGGTACCAAACGTGGGTGGCAAGCCCAGTCATGGTGAAGAAACCGAATGGTAGTTGGCGAATGTGCGTCGACTACAAGGATCTGAACAAAGCATGCCCCCGTGACTGCTATGCGTTGCCCGACATAGACGAGAAAATAGATTCTTTGGCAACGTTTCGGTGGAAATGTTTTCTGGATTGCTACAAGGGATACCACCAGGTCCAGATGGCTGTTCAAGACGAGgataaaaccgcattccgcacgccAACGGGGCTATACTGCTACACCAAGATGCCGTTCGGCTTAAAGAATGCCGGTGCTACGTATCAACGGTTGATGAACGAAACATTTAGTGACGCCATCGGTAAATACATCGAGGtatacatggacgacctggtaaTCATGAGCAGGGAGGAGAGCGCAATGCTGGTAAATATTCAGAAAACCTTCAacacgctgcgcagcgtgagCATCAAACTGAATCCAGCAAAGTGCTCATTTGGAATGGAGGAAGGAAAGTTTCTGGGCTTCATAGTCACCAAAGATGGTTTTAAGGTGAACCCAGAAAAGGTCCAGGCCATAGAAAGGATGCCTTCACCAGCAAGCATCAAGGATATGCAAAAGCTCGCAGGACGATTGGCAGCCCTCAATCGATTCCTAGCAAACCACGCGGCAAAATCCTTCCCATTCATCAAGACCTTACGAAACTGCATGAAGAAAACCCAATTccaatggactccggaagcagaaagtgcgttccgcgagatgaaagactgtctcatcaagctgccaactctaaccgcaccaaacaaaggAGAACCTTTGGTTTTGTACCTCTCAGCTTCCGACAGGGCCGTCGGTGCCGTATTGCTGGTTGATCGACAAGGTGTCCAAACACCTGTGTATTATGTGTCCAGAACCCTAaccgacccagaaacaagatacgCAATCATGGAAAAGCTTGTCCTTGCACTGATTCACGCATCGAGAAGGCTACGCCGATATTTCGCCAATCACGTCATCCACGTGTTAACAAATTACAATATTGGGAATATCCTAGCGAGGCCAGAAATATCAGGAAGGTTGGCCAAATGGGCGATAGAGCTAGGGGGACTCAACGTAGTCTTCAGACCACGACCGTCGATAAAAGGCCAAGTTTTGGCAGACTTCATGACGGAAGTCCCCGATGACAAAGACAGAGAGTGTAAGGCGATGGAGAAAGCAGAGAAAAAACAAATCGAAGAACCATGGATGCTGTATACTGACGGCGCGTCCAACGAAGATGGGGCAGGTGCAGGGCTGCGGCTAGTGAGCCCAGACAAAAACGAGTTCACCTACGCCATACGTCTAGACTTCaagagcacaaataacgaggcagaatatgaagcctTTTTGGCCGGCTTGCGCTTAGCAATCAAAATGGGAGTCCGACATATTGAGGCACATGTGGACTCCATGCTAGTGGCAGGCCAAATCAACGGTCAATACGAAGCCAAGGGCGACATAATGGCACTCTATCTCAACCAGGCAAAGACGTTGCTGCAAACTTTCTATTCttacaaggtgcaccacataaaCCGCAGCGAAAACAAGCCGGCAGACGCCTTAAGCAAGCTTGCGTCAACAAGTTTTCAGCACCTAGCCAAAGACGTACGAATAGAAGTTTTAAGCAACCCGTCTGTGCGACTCCGAGAAGTCAGTGTCATCCAAACAGGAACCACGTCATGGATGACACCCATCATCATGTACTTACAGTCCGGGATACTCCCAGAAAATAAAGCCGAGGCGCGGAAAATCCAGTATAAATCAGAACATTATCAAATGGCGGATGGGATATTGTACCGAAAGTCATATCTCGGCCCTCTGCTGAGATGTGTTGACGCCGACGACGCAAATTATCTGATCCGGGAAGTACATGAGGGCATCTGCGGCATCCACGCCgggccacgcatggtagtggctaaaGTAATGAACgccgggtactactggcccggaaTGCACCTCGATGCCGTGAAAGAACTAAGGAAATGCAGCGGCTGCCAACGGCACGCACCAAAAACCATGCGTCCAAAAAATGAGTTGGTGCCTgtaacaaccgcatggccctttcagcaatggggcatagacatggtggGCCCCTTCCCAGAAGCTCCGGGGGCAGTCAAGTTTATCATCGTCGCGGtcgattatttcaccaagtgggtagaagcaaaaGCACTTGCGTCAACCACGTCGGCAGTCGTTAAACGATTTATctgggaacaaatcatatgccgtTTCGGCCTGCCACTCCGAATCATCACCGACAATGGTACAAACTTTGCAGCAGATGatctcgaacgatggttcaaggAACTAAACATCGAACATACCTTCTCGTCGGTCgcacatccgcaagggaatggtcaagtTGAAGCGGTCAACAAGAGCATCGTCGATGGCATCAAAGCAAGGCTCGGTGAAAAAAGACGAGGGTGGGTCGACGAGCTACCAAGCATATTAtgggcccatagaacaatgccCAAAACAAGCAATGGAGAAACACCCTTCAGCTTGGTCTATGGGTCCGAAGCTGTGATCCCAGCAGAAATCGGGCTTCCATCCCcaagaatgctctccatgaatctgatcaataacgaagaagaaaggaggatcgacctggacctcctagaagagcGAAGGGAGATGGCTGCAATCAATGAAGCCAAGTACAAATCAAAGCTTGAAAAGTATTACAACTCCCGAGTCCGGATCTGCACCTTCAACCCAGGCGATTATGTCTTAAGGGACAATGAAGCGTCCAACGCAGAAAAACCAGGGaaactggctcccaaatgggaaggcccatacatcATTGATGCGGTCCTCGGCAAGGGAGCATACAAGCTACGCACCATGaacgacaaagaggttccacgaacctggaatgcccaacagttacgaaaatgctacatataaacatgtaatcgtatagggcgaatcgccgacacatttacttaatacaagaagtgtttggctacctTTATTTCACGCAAATtttttgtcacaactgcatttatcactttgggcgtacacgaaaacatcaatggctcgaccataggaaacgttgtagacctccaaggctcgtcacagccaagtgcacagccgggtcgaaaacacaaccaaagcctacaaaacgccaaaaaacataacttcgtgcccacataaacacgaaagcATCGATAGCAAGGCaactaaacattgtaatgctcccaaggctgTAATCCCAGCcgagctcacacaataacctgcaactcgatcacttcgtatatCACATACAAGCGCGCATACTTGAACGACAGAATAAAAACGTTGtagtaacacaacatcacctgtcagcgccatcattcattcgtgacacctaatcaaagtaattaaaacatgcacatattatgacgatttCAAAATTTGCATAAACATAATCAGTAACAAACATTCGTCAAAGTACACAACACTAGAAGTGCAAAGTAAGAAATTATCTTGAAACATCATTACAAGCCCATACAAGGCTGTACGCGGCACACAGGCCGGAAATCCCAAATTAAGTGCGGCTGGAACCAGCACCACCCGCACCGCTAGCATCATCTTCTCCCAGTGCTTTCTTCAACAAAGCAACTCCGTCCGCTTTAAGGGCCAATTTGCCAGCAGCCTTCACAACAGCAAACTCAAGCATTGAAAATTCTCGACGCTTAGCAGCATAAGCACCCTCGCAATCCTCTTTAAACAACTCAAAGCGATAATCCTTCTCATTGTTTACAGCGGCACACCTGCCTTCAGCATACCCATTCTTGCGGCCACTATTATAGCCTGCCCCACCCAACTCAAACATGTAGCGGGCAAGCTCAGGAGAATTCAAGATACGATCAGCAAGCTGCATGAAAAACAAGGTCGAATAAGATAGCAAAAATAACTACACAAAAGAAGAAATAAAGGAAGACAGAAATAGAACAGGCAAAGAACATTACCAACGGAACACCGCGGGATAGCAACCACCTACTATCAGCTGAAGCTTCCTCAGCAAGGAGCTCAGACGCACGGCACTCAGCCGTCTTCTCATCAAGGAGACGCTGAGCAGCCTCACACTCCGAGGCTTTCTCTTGCACAAGAAGCTCCAGCTTATCTATCCGCGCAATGTACTCCTTCTCCTTCTTTTCCGCAGCAAGACGTGCTTCATGAGCCTCTTCCGCGAGAGCCGTCTTCTCACCGGACAGCCGCACAATAGCATCACGCTGCGACTGCATCTCAGCGTTCGTACGAGCACATGCCGACTCCCAATCCTTTTGCTTTTGCTCGTTTAACTGTTTCTGCTCTTCAAATTTCCGCTCAGCCTCAGTGACCCGCCATTGCAGACCCTTCTGCTCTGCgttaaatttttctttttcttcagcaAATGCCTTCTTGGCCTCCTCAAACGCCATAGTTTCTTCTCCCATAGAACGCCACTCGCGAAGAATCTCCTGAGAGGTGGCAAAGAAGTTAACTCCAGCCGTAACATGATCATCTATAAGGGCAAAGCGGCTGCGGTTTTTCTGAAACATCCTCTCGGCAGGAGGAAGGGATAGTGAGAAGAACTCCTGACAATTCTGTAAATCATTCATGCGGGAGCCCTGAGTAAGGCCCCAACGGGGGACGTGCGGCATATCATCACAAGCTGGGTTACCCCAGGAATCACCAGGATTTTGCTCAAAGTGCGGACTCCGCACAAAGCCAGAAGTGGCTCCACCTTCAACAGGAGGACGTTTTGTGTAAATGGTTTGTTGCGGAGTAGTCTCACTAGACTCCATCTCCACTTCAACACCTTTACCCTTATCAACTCCACCAGCATCACCGCCAACATCACCACcagcagcatcacctccctcaAATATACCTTTAAACCCTTCCCCGCCCTTCCCAGTTACATCGACATCATCTCGAGGAGGGGTCAAACCAACAGTCCTCGAAGGAGGAGAGGTAGGTGGAGTAATCTGAGAAATATCCACTGGCCGCGGCTTCTTGCTAGTCTTAGATTCTGCCATAAAACTACAATTAGCAAAAAAGACAAAATGAAAGATGACAAAAACATACACAGAAACTAAGTTACCAGGGCGGGAAGCAGAAGCCTCAAATATCTTCTCCAACAAATTCCCTCGACCCCCACTAAATACACCCAAATCAACCTCAGATTCAGAAGGGGCTGGGGGGGCATCCTTTTGAAGCTTGGCCTTCTTGGCCGCAAGAAGGGCAGCAGCTTGTTCATCAAGATGACGCTTATGATCATCAAGAGCCTTCTTCTTCATATGCTCAGTTAAAGTGGCTTTATCATCAGGATCGGACCCTTGACGCACCTCCCCAGGGCCTAGGCCAGACAATGTATCAGACACTACCACATAATCTAGATAAGGAAGAGTAGAAGGTTGCTTACGAGAAGATCCAGCAGCTCCACCCTCCTTCTTCTCTTCCCTTCTTACAGATTTCTCCGTCCTTGCCCTTTTCCTCGTCTCCAACTGGGCAGACGGATCAACAGATGCCTCCACATCGTCATCATCCTCAGCAAACCCATGTACCGCCTCAGCAACACCACCAGGCATGGTACCTGCACGCGCGGAATGAGATATTAGATCTTCAACATCCTGGTCAGAACTTCCACTAGAAAGGATAACGATTTCCTCTCGACCAGAGTCGACCAAGTCGTCATCATCATCCTCACCAAGAACTTCATTGGCGTATACACTCAAACTCGCATCGGTAGGATGAAGGAAACGGTCATGTATTTGTTCCAACCACGTTGGATTCCCATCAGCTTGGATAgcttcaaccatggcacccgcTGATTTCGGGTCCAAGGCATTcaacaaactataaccaactgCAAAGTGGAAACAAAAATAAGGACACATAATAAGCATAAAGGGAAATAATCAAGTGATGAGACATGAAAGAACAATACATTTGCCCTTATGGCTATACGCAGGCTGACCCAGCGGATGTTTAGGAACCCACAACAAACTCATCCCTGCACCAACCAAGGCCATCTCATCCAGTTGAGAAATAGCCGTCGGCTTTGCAGTTATCTTCTTAAACCAGTCCTGATCACCATAGTTGGGAGGAACATCCACCCTGGGAACCCCTTGTTCCACATGCCTATACGACATATCCGTCGGAATCACACCGCGACGGATGTAGAAAAACTTCTGTTTCCAATCATGAATGCCCTTTATCGGCACCGAACACACTTGAGCAACCCCCATCCTAGCCTGGAAAGAATAGAACCCACTGGAATACGAAACACTGTAAAAAGTGTTGAACATTGGAAACGTCGGTTCAACTCGATAAGACCGGCAAACAAACTCGAAGTGAGTAATCCGGGGGAGCCCAATAGCATTTATCTGAGAAATATGAAGACCATAACCTCTCAGAACGTCAGCAACAAACTTAGTAATGGGCAACCTAAAATTGCCTTCCCGGAAAAAAGCAGCGTATAAAGTGATGAAACCAGGGGGGGCATCCAGTGCAGT
The Helianthus annuus cultivar XRQ/B chromosome 6, HanXRQr2.0-SUNRISE, whole genome shotgun sequence genome window above contains:
- the LOC110906998 gene encoding uncharacterized protein LOC110906998, producing MNTEWEEEEDDPTYKAESTVFSRLPPEHEAYKPTKRAGYNPKAEHDFTLSYRPEDMAENSKFIPEIACAAIDKTKLPHNVGKYNGLTDPDDHLQVFKGAGATGGWNLPTWCHLFAQTFVGAARIWFDNLPAGKIKSWVDFREKFLAHFSQQRRHARDPGDCLNIYRKDYESVEDFITRYNKECLEIGDIPEKMMRAHFMRAVKCDDLVKRIKGRDGGPKDWETFIEAAKTIAQTDRQLTGDDHHTGHLTDDCFSLKQEIERALRDGKLGHLVKGGKRDYRQIQRRDEGPDNKKLRKLETHMVQGGPRRPRKNYNKRAQDDSWREKQVVFPVVRGGPREKRPIVIPGVIGHYQTDYIFIDPGSTADIIYEQCFNQFDQEDKARLEPVDYPLTGFCNEAVFPLGQISFPVLLSDGRNSRTEEVTFMVLPAHSRHDILLGRESQGDFSMICSAPHSAIGFPTETGVALIYASKEVLATDEIRPAKASKPAPRREAEKWVLNSAYPEQTVTLGPAMSDLTRAALKKLLHDNMDVFAWTPADMVGVPRHIAEHRLNVSEDAKPVVHAKRHLGDIKHDAMKEQVLELLNAGIIREVRYQTWVASPVMVKKPNGSWRMCVDYKDLNKACPRDCYALPDIDEKIDSLATFRWKCFLDCYKGYHQVQMAVQDEDKTAFRTPTGLYCYTKMPFGLKNAGATYQRLMNETFSDAIGKYIEVYMDDLVIMSREESAMLVNIQKTFNTLRSVSIKLNPAKCSFGMEEGKFLGFIVTKDGFKVNPEKVQAIERMPSPASIKDMQKLAGRLAALNRFLANHAAKSFPFIKTLRNCMKKTQFQWTPEAETSDRAVGAVLLVDRQGVQTPVYYVSRTLTDPETRYAIMEKLVLALIHASRRLRRYFANHVIHVLTNYNIGNILARPEISGRLAKWAIELGGLNVVFRPRPSIKGQVLADFMTEVPDDKDRECKAMEKAEKKQIEEPWMLYTDGASNEDGAGAGLRLVSPDKNEFTYAIRLDFKSTNNEAEYEAFLAGLRLAIKMGVRHIEAHVDSMLVAGQINGQYEAKGDIMALYLNQAKTLLQTFYSYKVHHINRSENKPADALSKLASTSFQHLAKDVRIEVLSNPSVRLREVSVIQTGTTSWMTPIIMYLQSGILPENKAEARKIQYKSEHYQMADGILYRKSYLGPLLRCVDADDANYLIREVHEGICGIHAGPRMVVAKVMNAGYYWPGMHLDAVKELRKCSGCQRHAPKTMRPKNELVPVTTAWPFQQWGIDMVGPFPEAPGAVKFIIVAVDYFTKWVEAKALASTTSAVVKRFIWEQIICRFGLPLRIITDNGTNFAADDLERWFKELNIEHTFSSVAHPQGNGQVEAVNKSIVDGIKARLGEKRRGNKHSSKYTTLEVQSKKLS